Part of the Desulfolutivibrio sulfoxidireducens genome is shown below.
CTTCTGGGCGGCACGGGCAACGACACGCTCATCGGCGGCACCGGCTCCGACACCCTGACCGGCGGCACGGGCGCGGACACGTACGTGTACACCGCAACCTCGCAGAGCGGCAGCGGCAGCGCCGGGGACACCATCACGGACTTCTCGGCCAGCCAGGGCGATCGTATTTCCCTGTCCGAAATCGACGCCAATACGACAAAGTCCGGCAATCAGGCCTTCACCTACATTGGTTCGTCAGGCTTCACCGGGGTGGCTGGACAATTGAACTATGTAAGCGGCATCGTCTCCGGAGACGTAAACGGCGACGGCACGGCGGACTTTCAGATCCGGTTGAGCAACACGGCCTCGCTGACCGTTTCGTCGTTTGTGCTGTAGATTCTTTTGAACGCCTGACGACCCATGCGGCCCGGCCCGGACTGTCTCCGGCCGGGCCGCTTTTGCGTGTCGGCCCATTTCGCATCGTTTAGGCCGCATCGGCGAACAGGCCATGGAAATGCGGCGTCCGGGCCGCAGGTGTCTGGGGGAATGCCTTGGGCCGGGGACCTGCTTGTGGAACGTTTGGGCTTGGTGGTCTTTTTTCGCTCTATGCGCCGAGATACTTCTGGTTGATGCTTTGGAGGCCCTTTTCAAGGGCGGTGATTTTCGCTTCCGGAAACCCCATCTTTGTGATTTTCGGGATGGCCTTCGCGCGGATGCAGTCAAAGAAATTTTTTCGCGTCGCCGCGATCTGCCTGGAAACATCCTTCCAGTCCGAATAGCCATGCTCTTTGAGGCATTCCGATATGGCGAACCGGAAAGCCCCTTTCGTGGAAAGCGGGTTCAATGCGCCATGCAGGTCCAAGACGGCCTTGGCCATTTCCTCGATCTTGCGTTCCTGTTTCGACACTCCAGTCGTCTGCATAACCGCTCCTTTGCGCTATACGAAGTGATTCCGGGAGCACTGGGGTCTCGCGGCAGCCGGTTGCGTCATCGCGGCTTTTTTGCCGGATGAAACCGCACGGTCGGCGTCATGTCGCCCATGCCCGGCGCGTCAAGTCTCCTCCAATTGGTCGCATCCCAGACGAAAAAAGGGGGGGGCGGCGAGGTCCCCCCCCTTGCCGGACGGCCGGGGCAGGTCGGGCGTCCGGCTTGATCAGAAAACGAACACCGCGTCGGCCTCGATGGCCGCGATGTTCACGGCCCCGCCGGCGATGGTTTCCGCGCCCTCGACCAAGTCGGACTCGTCGATCTTGCGCTCGGAAATGCACGGTTTGCAGACCTTGATCTCACCGCCCTGAGCCAGGTAGTCCTCCATCAGTTTCTTGATCGGCGGGAATCCGCCGCCGGCCACCATGTGGTCCACGAAGCCCTTGCGGGCCAGATAGACGCCGTTGGACTGCAGGACCACCGTGGCCTGGATGTCCATGGCCAGGGCCGCGTTGCCCAGGACAAAGGGCAGGTGGGCCTTTTCCGGGTCGTCGTTGGCGTGGGTCCCGATATAGAGGATTTTCTCCTGCTTCTCGGACATGCTGGTTCCTTCCTTGTGGTTTGTTGGTTTTGGTTGGGTTTAGACGCCCCGGGCCAGAATCGCGGACAGATCCACGACGTTGGCCCCTGACTTTTCCAGATTATTCAGGCAGATCGGGCACATGGCCACAATCTGCCGGCCAGTCCCGGCGAGGCGTTCCGCCCGCCCGGCCCCGATCTGGCTGGCCAGTTTGGGGGAAATGGACTCGGCCGGTCCGCCGCAGCAACTGGTGAAGGCCCCGCTCTCGCGCACGTCCGCGCAGGTGTAGCCGAGGTTGGCCAGGGCCCGGCGGGGGACGTCCGAGAGCTCCAGGTACCGGCCGTAGAAGCACGGGTCGTGCAGGGTCACCTCCTCCCCCTGGCCCGGGGCATGGAGATCCACGGCCTCGAAATAGGCCCGGACCTCGAAGGTGGTCCCGACGTACTTGGGATAGAGCACCTTCAGGGCGTAGGTGGTGTGGGGGTCGGTGGTGATGATCCGGCGCACCCCGGCCCGCTCGAGTTTGTCGGCCACGCGGCGGGCGTGGCGCACGAAGTTGTCCTGGTCGCCCATGTCGTAGAGCAGGATGCCGCTGTATTCGTCGAGATCGGGGCGATACCCGAACTTCGTCCCGGATGCCCGCAGCACCGTGACGATGTCCCGCAGGTGGTTCGCGGCCTTGCGCTTCTCCCTGCCCGGGGTGAGCATGGCCAGTCCCAGCCCGGAGAGGAATTTGGGCATGTAGCGGGCGTAGCCCAGGTACGCCGTCCACTTCGTGTCCTCGTAGCGTTCGAGCTGCCGGGTCGCGGTCTCGATGTAGGGCACGAACTGGTACATGAGTCCGGTGACCAGCAGGGCATCGCCGTCGCGGGGCAGGTCCAGGCCCTTCCACCAGCCGTTGACCAGGGCCTTGGGCACGGCGAAGGGGCTCATGGTCTTTTTGACGTTGTCGGCCAGGACCTCGATAATGTCTTTGGGATGGTACATCAGGAGTTCCTCCAGGCGGCCAGCACATGCCTTTTGAGGGTCAGCACGACCTCGCCGGGGTTGGCCCCGCGCGGGCAGGTCCGGGTGCACAGACCGCAGTGCAGGCAGCGCCACAGGTCCTTTGCGTCGGCCAGGATCAGGTCCCACGCGCCGACCTGGGCGTAGCGGATCATTTTTCTCGGGAAATGCCCGGAGACCAGGGGGCATACGGCGGCGCAGGTCCCGCAGTTGAAGCATTCCGCGCCCGCGTCCTTTCCGGCCGATTTCAGGGCGTTCATGAATTCAGGATTGACGACGGTCATGACCTTCTCTCCTTCCCGTGGCGGATACGGCCGCGAAGCGCGTCCGGGCCATGGTTATTCTTCCAGGTCCCGGGAGGCCTCGGCGCACAGGGCGTAGCGGTAGAAGCCGCCGTCCTTGTCCGCCTCCACGACCTCTCCGAACTTTTTCATGCTGGCGACGAGCCACAGGGTTCTGTCCGGGGCAAGTCCGGTGGCCTTGGCGATCTCCGGGACCGTGGCGCTGGCCTTGCCCAGGCATTCCCTGACGGCCGTGGTGGCCTTCCGGGTGTCCCTGGCCCGGGCCGATGCCGCGGCGATCCACTCCTGTCGTTCGGCGCGCAGGGCCTTCAAGGCCGGCGCGCCGGGCATTGCTTCGGATATGTCCTGTTTCATGGCTTTTTCCTTTGGCTTCAAGCCAGGGCCGCTTCACGGACGGTGGCGTCGTCGTCGGCCTGTTCCCGGCTGGCCGCGTCGGAGACGATCATGTCCACCATGGCCTCGTACTGGCCGAGGGTCCATCCGGTGATGTTGATGGCGTTTTGCGGACACACGGCCACGCACGCGCCGCAGCCCAGGCACAGGGCCGGGGTCACATGGGCTCTGGCGACCCGCTTGCCATCCACGTCCATGGTCTCCAGGCGGATGGCCCCCTCGTTCAGGCAGGCCTCGACGCAGGCCCCGGTTCCGGTACAGGCCCGGACGTCGACCTCGGCCACGAAGGGATCGAGTTCCACATGCCCCGCGCCGAGCAGGGACACGGCCTTGACCGCGGCGGCCGAGGCCGCGTTGCAGGCCTCGCCGACATCCATGGGGGCCTGGCAGGTCCCGGCCAAAAACACGCCGGCCACGGGCAGTTCCACCGGACGCAGCTTGGGATGGGTCTCCAGGAGAAACCGGTCCGCGCCCACCGGCAGCTTGAGCATCTCCACCAGTTCGGGGATGGGGCCGGGCTCCATGCCCGTGACCAGCACCACCAGGTCCACCGGCACCTGGAGCGTTTCGCCGAAGGTCAGTTCGTCGGTGACCGTCACCTCCAGGGGAAAGGCCCCTCCGGCCGGGCTTGTGCTCACCACAGGCGGGGTTTCGGCCGAAAAGCGCATGAACACGACCTTGTTCGCGCTGGCCCGGGCGTACATCTCCTCCTGGCCCCGGCCGTAGGTCCGGATGTCCCGGTAGAGCTCGTACACGCTGGTGCCCGGGAAGGACTC
Proteins encoded:
- a CDS encoding DsrE family protein is translated as MSEKQEKILYIGTHANDDPEKAHLPFVLGNAALAMDIQATVVLQSNGVYLARKGFVDHMVAGGGFPPIKKLMEDYLAQGGEIKVCKPCISERKIDESDLVEGAETIAGGAVNIAAIEADAVFVF
- a CDS encoding (Fe-S)-binding protein; the protein is MYHPKDIIEVLADNVKKTMSPFAVPKALVNGWWKGLDLPRDGDALLVTGLMYQFVPYIETATRQLERYEDTKWTAYLGYARYMPKFLSGLGLAMLTPGREKRKAANHLRDIVTVLRASGTKFGYRPDLDEYSGILLYDMGDQDNFVRHARRVADKLERAGVRRIITTDPHTTYALKVLYPKYVGTTFEVRAYFEAVDLHAPGQGEEVTLHDPCFYGRYLELSDVPRRALANLGYTCADVRESGAFTSCCGGPAESISPKLASQIGAGRAERLAGTGRQIVAMCPICLNNLEKSGANVVDLSAILARGV
- a CDS encoding 4Fe-4S dicluster domain-containing protein; protein product: MTVVNPEFMNALKSAGKDAGAECFNCGTCAAVCPLVSGHFPRKMIRYAQVGAWDLILADAKDLWRCLHCGLCTRTCPRGANPGEVVLTLKRHVLAAWRNS
- a CDS encoding winged helix-turn-helix domain-containing protein; translated protein: MKQDISEAMPGAPALKALRAERQEWIAAASARARDTRKATTAVRECLGKASATVPEIAKATGLAPDRTLWLVASMKKFGEVVEADKDGGFYRYALCAEASRDLEE